Proteins from a genomic interval of Rattus norvegicus strain BN/NHsdMcwi chromosome 2, GRCr8, whole genome shotgun sequence:
- the Hmgcr gene encoding 3-hydroxy-3-methylglutaryl-coenzyme A reductase isoform X1 encodes MRGSKDCVATMLSRLFRMHGLFVASHPWEVIVGTVTLTICMMSMNMFTGNNKICGWNYECPKFEEDVLSSDIIILTITRCIAILYIYFQFQNLRQLGSKYILGIAGLFTIFSSFVFSTVVIHFLDKELTGLNEALPFFLLLIDLSRASALAKFALSSNSQDEVRENIARGMAILGPTFTLDALVECLVIGVGTMSGVRQLEIMCCFGCMSVLANYFVFMTFFPACVSLVLELSRESREGRPIWQLSHFARVLEEEENKPNPVTQRVKMIMSLGLVLVHAHSRWIADPSPQNSTAEQSKVSLGLAEDVSKRIEPSVSLWQFYLSKMISMDIEQVITLSLALLLAVKYIFFEQAETESTLSLKNPITSPVVTPKKAQDNCCRREPLLVRRNQKLSSVEEDPGVNQDRKVEVIKPLVAEAETSGRATFVLGASAASPPLALGAQEPGIELPSEPRPNEECLQILESAEKGAKFLSDAEIIQLVNAKHIPAYKLETLMETHERGVSIRRQLLSAKLAEPSSLQYLPYRDYNYSLVMGACCENVIGYMPIPVGVAGPLCLDGKEYQVPMATTEGCLVASTNRGCRAISLGGGASSRVLADGMSRGPVVRLPRACDSAEVKSWLETPEGFAVVKEAFDSTSRFARLQKLHVTLAGRNLYIRLQSKTGDAMGMNMISKGTEKALLKLQEFFPELQILAVSGNYCTDKKPAAINWIEGRGKTVVCEAVIPAKVVREVLKTTTEAMVDVNINKNLVGSAMAGSIGGYNAHAANIVTAIYIACGQDAAQNVGSSNCITLMEASGPTNEDLYISCTMPSIEIGTVGGGTNLLPQQACLQMLGVQGACKDNPGENARQLARIVCGTVMAGELSLMAALAAGHLVRSHMVHNRSKINLQDLQGTCTKKAA; translated from the exons ATGCGAG GATCCAAGGACTGTGTAGCTACAATGTTGTCAAGACTTTTCCGTATGCATGGCCTCTTTGTGGCCTCCCATCCCTGGGAGGTAATTGTGGGAACGGTGACACTTACTATCTGTATGATGTCCATGAACATGTTCACCGGCAACAACAAGATCTGTGGTTGGAATTATGAGTGCCCAAAATTTGAAGAG GACGTGCTGAGCAGCGACATCATCATCCTCACGATAACCCGGTGCATCGCCATCCTGTACATCTACTTCCAGTTCCAGAACCTGCGTCAGCTTGGGTCAAAGTACATTTTGG GTATTGCCGGCCTCTTCACAATTTTCTCAAGTTTCGTCTTCAGCACTGTCGTCATTCATTTCCTCGACAAAGAATTGACAGGCTTAAA tgaagCTTTGCCCTTTTTTCTGCTCTTGATTGACCTTTCTAGAGCGAGTGCATTGGCCAAGTTTGCCCTGAGTTCAAACTCACAG GATGAAGTAAGGGAGAATATAGCGCGTGGGATGGCGATCCTGGGCCCCACGTTCACCCTTGACGCTCTGGTGGAATGTCTTGTGATTGGAGTTGGCACCATGTCAG GGGTGCGGCAGCTTGAGATCATGTGCTGCTTTGGCTGTATGTCCGTGCTTGCCAACTACTTTGTCTTCATGACATTCTTCCCAGCCTGCGTGTCCCTGGTCCTAGAG CTTTCTCGGGAAAGCCGTGAGGGTCGTCCAATTTGGCAGCTCAGCCATTTTGCCAGAGTTTTAGAAGAAGAAGAGAATAAACCAAACCCAGTAACCCAAAGGGTCAAGATGATCATG TCTTTAGGCCTGGTTCTTGTTCACGCTCACAGTCGCTGGATAGCTGATCCTTCTCCTCAGAACAGCACAGCAGAACAGTCTAAGGTTTCCTTGGGTCTGGCTGAAGATGTGTCCAAGAGAATTGAGCCGAGTGTTTCTCTCTGGCAGTTTTACCTCTCCAA gatgatcagCATGGACATCGAGCAAGTGATTACCCTGAGCTTAGCGTTGCTTTTGGCTGTCAAGTATATTTTCTTTGAACAAGCAGAGACAGAATCAACACTCTCATTAAAAAATCCTATCACATCTCCTGTCGTGACCCCAAAGAAAGCTCAAGACAACTGTTGTAGACGTGAGCCTCTGCTTGTGAGGAGGAACCAGAAGCTTTCGTCAGTGGAGGAGGATCCAGGAGTGAACCAAGACAGAAAAG TTGAGGTTATAAAACCTTTAGTGGCAGAAGCCGAGACTTCGGGCAGAGCTACGTTTGTGCTTGGCGCCTCTGCAGCCAGCCCTCCATTGGCCCTGGGGGCACAGGAGCCTGGGATCGAACTCCCCAGCGAGCCTCGACCTAATGAAGAGTGTCTACAGATACTGGAGAGTGCAGAG aaAGGTGCGAAGTTCCTTAGTGATGCAGAGATCATCCAGTTGGTCAATGCTAAGCACATCCCAGCCTACAAACTGGAAACCCTCATGGAGACGCACGAGCGTGGTGTGTCTATTCGCCGGCAGCTCCTCTCCGCCAAGCTTGCAGAGCCATCTTCTCTGCAGTACCTGCCTTACAGAGACTATAATTACTCCTTG GTGATGGGAGCTTGCTGTGAGAACGTGATCGGATATATGCCCATCCCTGTTGGAGTGGCAGGACCTCTGTGCCTGGATGGAAAAGAGTACCAGGTGCCAATGGCAACAACAGAAGGTTGTCTTGTGGCCAGCACGAACAGAGGCTGCAGAGCGATCAGT CTTGGTGGAGGTGCCAGCAGCCGGGTCCTTGCAGATGGGATGAGCCGAGGCCCAGTGGTGCGTCTTCCTCGTGCTTGTGACTCAGCAGAGGTGAAGAGCTGGCTTGAAACACCTGAAGGGTTTGCAGTGGTAAAGGAGGCCTTCGACAGCACGAGCAG ATTTGCACGTCTACAGAAACTTCACGTGACGCTGGCAGGACGCAACCTCTACATCCGTCTCCAGTCCAAAACGGGGGACGCCATGGGGATGAACATGATTTCCAAG GGTACGGAGAAAGCACTTCTGAAGCTTCAAGAGTTCTTTCCTGAGCTGCAGATTCTGGCGGTCAGTGGTAACTATTGCACCGACAAGAAACCTGCTGCCATAAACTGGATCGAAGGGAGAGGAAAGACTGTGGTTTGTGAAGCTGTCATTCCAGCCAAGGTGGTGAGAGAA GTATTAAAGACGACTACGGAAGCTATGGTTGACGTAAACATTAACAAGAATCTTGTGGGCTCTGCCATGGCTGGTAGCATAGGAGGCTACAACGCCCATGCTGCCAACATCGTCACTGCCATCTACATTGCATGTGGCCAG gaTGCAGCACAGAATGTGGGGAGTTCAAACTGTATTACGTTAATGGAAGCAAGTGGTCCCACAAATGAAGACTTATACATCAGCTGTACCATGCCGTCTATAGAGATCGGAACCGTGGGTGGTGGGACCAACCTTCTACCTCAGCAAGCCTGCCTGCAG ATGCTAGGTGTTCAAGGGGCGTGCAAAGACAATCCTGGAGAAAATGCACGGCAGCTTGCCCGAATTGTGTGTGGCACTGTGATGGCTGGTGAGTTGTCCTTGATGGCAGCATTGGCAGCAGGACATCTTGTCAGAAGTCACATGGTTCACAACAG ATCAAAGATAAATTTACAAGATCTGCAGGGAACATGCACCAAGAAGGCAGCTTGA
- the Hmgcr gene encoding 3-hydroxy-3-methylglutaryl-coenzyme A reductase isoform X2 translates to MGSKDCVATMLSRLFRMHGLFVASHPWEVIVGTVTLTICMMSMNMFTGNNKICGWNYECPKFEEDVLSSDIIILTITRCIAILYIYFQFQNLRQLGSKYILGIAGLFTIFSSFVFSTVVIHFLDKELTGLNEALPFFLLLIDLSRASALAKFALSSNSQDEVRENIARGMAILGPTFTLDALVECLVIGVGTMSGVRQLEIMCCFGCMSVLANYFVFMTFFPACVSLVLELSRESREGRPIWQLSHFARVLEEEENKPNPVTQRVKMIMSLGLVLVHAHSRWIADPSPQNSTAEQSKVSLGLAEDVSKRIEPSVSLWQFYLSKMISMDIEQVITLSLALLLAVKYIFFEQAETESTLSLKNPITSPVVTPKKAQDNCCRREPLLVRRNQKLSSVEEDPGVNQDRKVEVIKPLVAEAETSGRATFVLGASAASPPLALGAQEPGIELPSEPRPNEECLQILESAEKGAKFLSDAEIIQLVNAKHIPAYKLETLMETHERGVSIRRQLLSAKLAEPSSLQYLPYRDYNYSLVMGACCENVIGYMPIPVGVAGPLCLDGKEYQVPMATTEGCLVASTNRGCRAISLGGGASSRVLADGMSRGPVVRLPRACDSAEVKSWLETPEGFAVVKEAFDSTSRFARLQKLHVTLAGRNLYIRLQSKTGDAMGMNMISKGTEKALLKLQEFFPELQILAVSGNYCTDKKPAAINWIEGRGKTVVCEAVIPAKVVREVLKTTTEAMVDVNINKNLVGSAMAGSIGGYNAHAANIVTAIYIACGQDAAQNVGSSNCITLMEASGPTNEDLYISCTMPSIEIGTVGGGTNLLPQQACLQMLGVQGACKDNPGENARQLARIVCGTVMAGELSLMAALAAGHLVRSHMVHNRSKINLQDLQGTCTKKAA, encoded by the exons ATGG GATCCAAGGACTGTGTAGCTACAATGTTGTCAAGACTTTTCCGTATGCATGGCCTCTTTGTGGCCTCCCATCCCTGGGAGGTAATTGTGGGAACGGTGACACTTACTATCTGTATGATGTCCATGAACATGTTCACCGGCAACAACAAGATCTGTGGTTGGAATTATGAGTGCCCAAAATTTGAAGAG GACGTGCTGAGCAGCGACATCATCATCCTCACGATAACCCGGTGCATCGCCATCCTGTACATCTACTTCCAGTTCCAGAACCTGCGTCAGCTTGGGTCAAAGTACATTTTGG GTATTGCCGGCCTCTTCACAATTTTCTCAAGTTTCGTCTTCAGCACTGTCGTCATTCATTTCCTCGACAAAGAATTGACAGGCTTAAA tgaagCTTTGCCCTTTTTTCTGCTCTTGATTGACCTTTCTAGAGCGAGTGCATTGGCCAAGTTTGCCCTGAGTTCAAACTCACAG GATGAAGTAAGGGAGAATATAGCGCGTGGGATGGCGATCCTGGGCCCCACGTTCACCCTTGACGCTCTGGTGGAATGTCTTGTGATTGGAGTTGGCACCATGTCAG GGGTGCGGCAGCTTGAGATCATGTGCTGCTTTGGCTGTATGTCCGTGCTTGCCAACTACTTTGTCTTCATGACATTCTTCCCAGCCTGCGTGTCCCTGGTCCTAGAG CTTTCTCGGGAAAGCCGTGAGGGTCGTCCAATTTGGCAGCTCAGCCATTTTGCCAGAGTTTTAGAAGAAGAAGAGAATAAACCAAACCCAGTAACCCAAAGGGTCAAGATGATCATG TCTTTAGGCCTGGTTCTTGTTCACGCTCACAGTCGCTGGATAGCTGATCCTTCTCCTCAGAACAGCACAGCAGAACAGTCTAAGGTTTCCTTGGGTCTGGCTGAAGATGTGTCCAAGAGAATTGAGCCGAGTGTTTCTCTCTGGCAGTTTTACCTCTCCAA gatgatcagCATGGACATCGAGCAAGTGATTACCCTGAGCTTAGCGTTGCTTTTGGCTGTCAAGTATATTTTCTTTGAACAAGCAGAGACAGAATCAACACTCTCATTAAAAAATCCTATCACATCTCCTGTCGTGACCCCAAAGAAAGCTCAAGACAACTGTTGTAGACGTGAGCCTCTGCTTGTGAGGAGGAACCAGAAGCTTTCGTCAGTGGAGGAGGATCCAGGAGTGAACCAAGACAGAAAAG TTGAGGTTATAAAACCTTTAGTGGCAGAAGCCGAGACTTCGGGCAGAGCTACGTTTGTGCTTGGCGCCTCTGCAGCCAGCCCTCCATTGGCCCTGGGGGCACAGGAGCCTGGGATCGAACTCCCCAGCGAGCCTCGACCTAATGAAGAGTGTCTACAGATACTGGAGAGTGCAGAG aaAGGTGCGAAGTTCCTTAGTGATGCAGAGATCATCCAGTTGGTCAATGCTAAGCACATCCCAGCCTACAAACTGGAAACCCTCATGGAGACGCACGAGCGTGGTGTGTCTATTCGCCGGCAGCTCCTCTCCGCCAAGCTTGCAGAGCCATCTTCTCTGCAGTACCTGCCTTACAGAGACTATAATTACTCCTTG GTGATGGGAGCTTGCTGTGAGAACGTGATCGGATATATGCCCATCCCTGTTGGAGTGGCAGGACCTCTGTGCCTGGATGGAAAAGAGTACCAGGTGCCAATGGCAACAACAGAAGGTTGTCTTGTGGCCAGCACGAACAGAGGCTGCAGAGCGATCAGT CTTGGTGGAGGTGCCAGCAGCCGGGTCCTTGCAGATGGGATGAGCCGAGGCCCAGTGGTGCGTCTTCCTCGTGCTTGTGACTCAGCAGAGGTGAAGAGCTGGCTTGAAACACCTGAAGGGTTTGCAGTGGTAAAGGAGGCCTTCGACAGCACGAGCAG ATTTGCACGTCTACAGAAACTTCACGTGACGCTGGCAGGACGCAACCTCTACATCCGTCTCCAGTCCAAAACGGGGGACGCCATGGGGATGAACATGATTTCCAAG GGTACGGAGAAAGCACTTCTGAAGCTTCAAGAGTTCTTTCCTGAGCTGCAGATTCTGGCGGTCAGTGGTAACTATTGCACCGACAAGAAACCTGCTGCCATAAACTGGATCGAAGGGAGAGGAAAGACTGTGGTTTGTGAAGCTGTCATTCCAGCCAAGGTGGTGAGAGAA GTATTAAAGACGACTACGGAAGCTATGGTTGACGTAAACATTAACAAGAATCTTGTGGGCTCTGCCATGGCTGGTAGCATAGGAGGCTACAACGCCCATGCTGCCAACATCGTCACTGCCATCTACATTGCATGTGGCCAG gaTGCAGCACAGAATGTGGGGAGTTCAAACTGTATTACGTTAATGGAAGCAAGTGGTCCCACAAATGAAGACTTATACATCAGCTGTACCATGCCGTCTATAGAGATCGGAACCGTGGGTGGTGGGACCAACCTTCTACCTCAGCAAGCCTGCCTGCAG ATGCTAGGTGTTCAAGGGGCGTGCAAAGACAATCCTGGAGAAAATGCACGGCAGCTTGCCCGAATTGTGTGTGGCACTGTGATGGCTGGTGAGTTGTCCTTGATGGCAGCATTGGCAGCAGGACATCTTGTCAGAAGTCACATGGTTCACAACAG ATCAAAGATAAATTTACAAGATCTGCAGGGAACATGCACCAAGAAGGCAGCTTGA
- the Hmgcr gene encoding 3-hydroxy-3-methylglutaryl-coenzyme A reductase, producing MLSRLFRMHGLFVASHPWEVIVGTVTLTICMMSMNMFTGNNKICGWNYECPKFEEDVLSSDIIILTITRCIAILYIYFQFQNLRQLGSKYILGIAGLFTIFSSFVFSTVVIHFLDKELTGLNEALPFFLLLIDLSRASALAKFALSSNSQDEVRENIARGMAILGPTFTLDALVECLVIGVGTMSGVRQLEIMCCFGCMSVLANYFVFMTFFPACVSLVLELSRESREGRPIWQLSHFARVLEEEENKPNPVTQRVKMIMSLGLVLVHAHSRWIADPSPQNSTAEQSKVSLGLAEDVSKRIEPSVSLWQFYLSKMISMDIEQVITLSLALLLAVKYIFFEQAETESTLSLKNPITSPVVTPKKAQDNCCRREPLLVRRNQKLSSVEEDPGVNQDRKVEVIKPLVAEAETSGRATFVLGASAASPPLALGAQEPGIELPSEPRPNEECLQILESAEKGAKFLSDAEIIQLVNAKHIPAYKLETLMETHERGVSIRRQLLSAKLAEPSSLQYLPYRDYNYSLVMGACCENVIGYMPIPVGVAGPLCLDGKEYQVPMATTEGCLVASTNRGCRAISLGGGASSRVLADGMSRGPVVRLPRACDSAEVKSWLETPEGFAVVKEAFDSTSRFARLQKLHVTLAGRNLYIRLQSKTGDAMGMNMISKGTEKALLKLQEFFPELQILAVSGNYCTDKKPAAINWIEGRGKTVVCEAVIPAKVVREVLKTTTEAMVDVNINKNLVGSAMAGSIGGYNAHAANIVTAIYIACGQDAAQNVGSSNCITLMEASGPTNEDLYISCTMPSIEIGTVGGGTNLLPQQACLQMLGVQGACKDNPGENARQLARIVCGTVMAGELSLMAALAAGHLVRSHMVHNRSKINLQDLQGTCTKKAA from the exons ATGTTGTCAAGACTTTTCCGTATGCATGGCCTCTTTGTGGCCTCCCATCCCTGGGAGGTAATTGTGGGAACGGTGACACTTACTATCTGTATGATGTCCATGAACATGTTCACCGGCAACAACAAGATCTGTGGTTGGAATTATGAGTGCCCAAAATTTGAAGAG GACGTGCTGAGCAGCGACATCATCATCCTCACGATAACCCGGTGCATCGCCATCCTGTACATCTACTTCCAGTTCCAGAACCTGCGTCAGCTTGGGTCAAAGTACATTTTGG GTATTGCCGGCCTCTTCACAATTTTCTCAAGTTTCGTCTTCAGCACTGTCGTCATTCATTTCCTCGACAAAGAATTGACAGGCTTAAA tgaagCTTTGCCCTTTTTTCTGCTCTTGATTGACCTTTCTAGAGCGAGTGCATTGGCCAAGTTTGCCCTGAGTTCAAACTCACAG GATGAAGTAAGGGAGAATATAGCGCGTGGGATGGCGATCCTGGGCCCCACGTTCACCCTTGACGCTCTGGTGGAATGTCTTGTGATTGGAGTTGGCACCATGTCAG GGGTGCGGCAGCTTGAGATCATGTGCTGCTTTGGCTGTATGTCCGTGCTTGCCAACTACTTTGTCTTCATGACATTCTTCCCAGCCTGCGTGTCCCTGGTCCTAGAG CTTTCTCGGGAAAGCCGTGAGGGTCGTCCAATTTGGCAGCTCAGCCATTTTGCCAGAGTTTTAGAAGAAGAAGAGAATAAACCAAACCCAGTAACCCAAAGGGTCAAGATGATCATG TCTTTAGGCCTGGTTCTTGTTCACGCTCACAGTCGCTGGATAGCTGATCCTTCTCCTCAGAACAGCACAGCAGAACAGTCTAAGGTTTCCTTGGGTCTGGCTGAAGATGTGTCCAAGAGAATTGAGCCGAGTGTTTCTCTCTGGCAGTTTTACCTCTCCAA gatgatcagCATGGACATCGAGCAAGTGATTACCCTGAGCTTAGCGTTGCTTTTGGCTGTCAAGTATATTTTCTTTGAACAAGCAGAGACAGAATCAACACTCTCATTAAAAAATCCTATCACATCTCCTGTCGTGACCCCAAAGAAAGCTCAAGACAACTGTTGTAGACGTGAGCCTCTGCTTGTGAGGAGGAACCAGAAGCTTTCGTCAGTGGAGGAGGATCCAGGAGTGAACCAAGACAGAAAAG TTGAGGTTATAAAACCTTTAGTGGCAGAAGCCGAGACTTCGGGCAGAGCTACGTTTGTGCTTGGCGCCTCTGCAGCCAGCCCTCCATTGGCCCTGGGGGCACAGGAGCCTGGGATCGAACTCCCCAGCGAGCCTCGACCTAATGAAGAGTGTCTACAGATACTGGAGAGTGCAGAG aaAGGTGCGAAGTTCCTTAGTGATGCAGAGATCATCCAGTTGGTCAATGCTAAGCACATCCCAGCCTACAAACTGGAAACCCTCATGGAGACGCACGAGCGTGGTGTGTCTATTCGCCGGCAGCTCCTCTCCGCCAAGCTTGCAGAGCCATCTTCTCTGCAGTACCTGCCTTACAGAGACTATAATTACTCCTTG GTGATGGGAGCTTGCTGTGAGAACGTGATCGGATATATGCCCATCCCTGTTGGAGTGGCAGGACCTCTGTGCCTGGATGGAAAAGAGTACCAGGTGCCAATGGCAACAACAGAAGGTTGTCTTGTGGCCAGCACGAACAGAGGCTGCAGAGCGATCAGT CTTGGTGGAGGTGCCAGCAGCCGGGTCCTTGCAGATGGGATGAGCCGAGGCCCAGTGGTGCGTCTTCCTCGTGCTTGTGACTCAGCAGAGGTGAAGAGCTGGCTTGAAACACCTGAAGGGTTTGCAGTGGTAAAGGAGGCCTTCGACAGCACGAGCAG ATTTGCACGTCTACAGAAACTTCACGTGACGCTGGCAGGACGCAACCTCTACATCCGTCTCCAGTCCAAAACGGGGGACGCCATGGGGATGAACATGATTTCCAAG GGTACGGAGAAAGCACTTCTGAAGCTTCAAGAGTTCTTTCCTGAGCTGCAGATTCTGGCGGTCAGTGGTAACTATTGCACCGACAAGAAACCTGCTGCCATAAACTGGATCGAAGGGAGAGGAAAGACTGTGGTTTGTGAAGCTGTCATTCCAGCCAAGGTGGTGAGAGAA GTATTAAAGACGACTACGGAAGCTATGGTTGACGTAAACATTAACAAGAATCTTGTGGGCTCTGCCATGGCTGGTAGCATAGGAGGCTACAACGCCCATGCTGCCAACATCGTCACTGCCATCTACATTGCATGTGGCCAG gaTGCAGCACAGAATGTGGGGAGTTCAAACTGTATTACGTTAATGGAAGCAAGTGGTCCCACAAATGAAGACTTATACATCAGCTGTACCATGCCGTCTATAGAGATCGGAACCGTGGGTGGTGGGACCAACCTTCTACCTCAGCAAGCCTGCCTGCAG ATGCTAGGTGTTCAAGGGGCGTGCAAAGACAATCCTGGAGAAAATGCACGGCAGCTTGCCCGAATTGTGTGTGGCACTGTGATGGCTGGTGAGTTGTCCTTGATGGCAGCATTGGCAGCAGGACATCTTGTCAGAAGTCACATGGTTCACAACAG ATCAAAGATAAATTTACAAGATCTGCAGGGAACATGCACCAAGAAGGCAGCTTGA